The following proteins are encoded in a genomic region of Brachypodium distachyon strain Bd21 chromosome 1, Brachypodium_distachyon_v3.0, whole genome shotgun sequence:
- the LOC112270181 gene encoding uncharacterized protein LOC112270181 isoform X1 — protein sequence MSCSAAPRPSPVPRCSSSKLVQQQKIEVARWLLHLGFDLEGMGTSEATAGGGWRLLHRGFHLCSPWLAGGASSTVASTFVLHGWRVAPPPPWLPPLSSMAGSSAEEGGGAEVGGSATGGPSSSSFPISCKLRLGVSQKKAFLSNQLRAIRYQFRFMHNCRDFRHNFTSGSIEEFVHQLGSGCCRRKRIRGPGPGAWRLLIGGARWRCRGRR from the exons ATGTCCTGCTCCGCCGCACCTCGCCCGTCGCCCGtgccgcgctgctcctcctcgaaGTTGGTTCAACAGCAGAAGATTGAGGTGGCTCGGTGGCTCCTCCACCTTGGATTCGATCTGGAGGGCATGGGGACGAGTGAGGCGACAGCGGGCGGCGGGTggcgcctcctccaccgtGGCTTCCACCTTTGTTCTCCATGGCTGGCGGGTggcgcctcctccaccgtGGCTTCCACCTTTGTTCTCCATGGCTGGCGGGTggcgcctcctccaccgtGGCTTCCACCTTTGTCCTCCATGGCGGGCAGCAGCGCGgaagagggcggcggcgcggaagTGGGTGGTTCGGCGACCGGCGggccctcctcctcgtcgttcCCCATCTCCTGCAAGCTCCGTTTGGGAGTATCACAAAAGAAGGCCTTTTTATCTAACCAACTTCGAGCAATACGATATCAG TTCAGGTTCATGCACAATTGCAGAGACTTCAGGCACAACTTCACTTCAG GTTCAATAGAGGAATTTGTCCATCAATTGGGATCTGGCTGCTGTAGGAGGAAGAGGATAAGGGGTCCTGGGCCTGGCGCTTGGAGATTGCTGATAGGAGGAGCACGA
- the LOC112270181 gene encoding uncharacterized protein LOC112270181 isoform X2, with protein sequence MSCSAAPRPSPVPRCSSSKLVQQQKIEVARWLLHLGFDLEGMGTSEATAGGGWRLLHRGFHLCSPWLAGGASSTVASTFVLHGWRVAPPPPWLPPLSSMAGSSAEEGGGAEVGGSATGGPSSSSFPISCKLRLGVSQKKAFLSNQLRAIRYQVHAQLQRLQAQLHFRFNRGICPSIGIWLL encoded by the exons ATGTCCTGCTCCGCCGCACCTCGCCCGTCGCCCGtgccgcgctgctcctcctcgaaGTTGGTTCAACAGCAGAAGATTGAGGTGGCTCGGTGGCTCCTCCACCTTGGATTCGATCTGGAGGGCATGGGGACGAGTGAGGCGACAGCGGGCGGCGGGTggcgcctcctccaccgtGGCTTCCACCTTTGTTCTCCATGGCTGGCGGGTggcgcctcctccaccgtGGCTTCCACCTTTGTTCTCCATGGCTGGCGGGTggcgcctcctccaccgtGGCTTCCACCTTTGTCCTCCATGGCGGGCAGCAGCGCGgaagagggcggcggcgcggaagTGGGTGGTTCGGCGACCGGCGggccctcctcctcgtcgttcCCCATCTCCTGCAAGCTCCGTTTGGGAGTATCACAAAAGAAGGCCTTTTTATCTAACCAACTTCGAGCAATACGATATCAG GTTCATGCACAATTGCAGAGACTTCAGGCACAACTTCACTTCAG GTTCAATAGAGGAATTTGTCCATCAATTGGGATCTGGCTGCTGTAG
- the LOC100836589 gene encoding cyanelle 30S ribosomal protein S10 isoform X2: protein MAVSASTSSTLPLLFLHRATTSPNPTALSFTSSLRASPLRSRAAASPTEVLADDLPSDTPPVGEGAGIPMPSSIGDDGEQLAPKQKIRIKLRSYWVPLIEDSCKQIIEAAKTTNAKTMGPVPLPTKKRIYCVLNSPHVHKDSRFHFEIRTHQRLIDIMYPTAQTIDSLMQLQLPAGVDVEVKL, encoded by the exons ATGGCCgtctccgcctccacctcctccacgctccccctcctcttcctccaccgcGCCACCACAAGCCCTAACCCCACAGCGCTCTCTTTCACCTCCTCCCTCCGCGCATCCCCACTGCGCTCCCGGGCCGCGGCCTCGCCCACCGAGGTCCTCGCCGACGACCTACCCTCCGACACGCCACCA GTGGGCGAGGGAGCGGGAATTCCGATGCCATCGTCCATTGGGGATGATGGGGAGCAG CTGGCACCCAAGCAGAAGATCAGAATCAAGCTGAGGTCTTACTGGGTACCATTGATTGAGGACTCCTGCAAGCAGATCATTGAAGCTGCAAAAACAACTAATGCAAAGACTATGGGTCCTGTTCCTCTGCCAACCAAGAAGAGAATATATTGTGTGCTCAATTCTCCCCATGTGCATAAAGATTCAAGGTTCCATTTCGAGATCCGGACGCACCAGCGACTGATTGATATCATGTACCCGACTGCCCAGACAATCGATTCTTTGATGCAACTCCAGCTCCCTGCCGGAGTGGATGTCGAGGTCAAGCTATGA
- the LOC100836589 gene encoding uncharacterized protein LOC100836589 isoform X1 has translation MAVSASTSSTLPLLFLHRATTSPNPTALSFTSSLRASPLRSRAAASPTEVLADDLPSDTPPVGEGAGIPMPSSIGDDGEQLLFGTTAGKETFVRPCAQLHSSFSDSFNVSQEKIVITNSHGEKLFGVLHEAGSKDIVVLCHGFRSSKQSKTIAGLTDALTSEKISVFCFDFSGNGESDGTFQYGNYYKEVSDLHAVIQYFKEHQRYTRAIAGHSKGGDVVIIYASMYQDVSSIINISGRFDLKRGIGERLGNDYMERISKHGFIDVEQKTGHFMYRVTKESLMDRLNTDMQTACMSIDPNCRVLTVHGSDDDVVPSEDALEFDKYICNHKLHVIEGADHRYAFHQLELANIVIKFIRSG, from the exons ATGGCCgtctccgcctccacctcctccacgctccccctcctcttcctccaccgcGCCACCACAAGCCCTAACCCCACAGCGCTCTCTTTCACCTCCTCCCTCCGCGCATCCCCACTGCGCTCCCGGGCCGCGGCCTCGCCCACCGAGGTCCTCGCCGACGACCTACCCTCCGACACGCCACCA GTGGGCGAGGGAGCGGGAATTCCGATGCCATCGTCCATTGGGGATGATGGGGAGCAG TTGCTGTTTGGTACTACTGCCGGAAAAGAAACTTTTGTGAGGCCTTGTGCACAGCTGCACTCCTCCTTCAGTGATTCCTTCAACGTGTCTCAAGAGAAAATAGTGATAACAAACAGTCATGGAGAGAAACTTTTTGGTGTTTTGCACGAAGCCGGATCTAAAGACATCGTGGTGTTATGCCATGGATTTAGGTCGTCAAAGCAAAGTAAAACCATAGCTGGTCTCACTGATGCCTTAACATCAGAGAAGATTagtgtattttgttttgatttttctgGCAACGGGGAAAGTGATGGTACATTTCAGTATGGCAACTACTACAAAGAGGTGTCTGATTTGCATGCGGTAATACAATATTTCAAGGAACACCAGCGGTATACCCGTGCAATTGCTGGCCACAGCAAGGGAGGAGATGTGGTCATCATTTATGCATCAATGTATCAAGATGTATCTAGTATTATCAACATATCTGGAAGATTTGATCTGAAACGTGGAATTGGAGAACGCCTTGGCAATGATTATATGGAAAGGATAAGTAAACATGGTTTCATTGACGTGGAACAGAAAACGGGACATTTCATGTACCGTGTAACCAAAGAAAGTCTAATGGATCGTCTCAATACAGATATGCAGACTGCATGCATGTCCATTGACCCTAATTGCAGGGTGTTGACAGTTCACGGTTCAGATGATGATGTTGTGCCATCAGAGGATGCTCTAGAATTTGATAAATATATATGCAACCACAAATTGCACGTTATTGAAGGAGCTGATCATCGATATGCATTCCATCAACTTGAGTTGGCTAACATTGTAATCAAATTTATTAGATCTGGGTGA
- the LOC100837003 gene encoding probable serine acetyltransferase 4, translated as MAACVDKWNPTYSSCRLSDAIRYRFMPDCAMADCPVSAADADVNVVCRDDVWDELRSEARADADAEPLLGMFYADLVLSRPSLESALAAHLAAKLCIPGALPQDALRDLLAGALAAHPEAIRDTRADLLAARDRDPACGKMVHCFLYYKGFLALQAHRAAHALWSEGRAAPALLLQSRASEVFGVDIHPGARIGGGILLDHATGVVIGETAVVGHDVSILHAVTLGGTGKASGDRHPKVGDGVLIGAGASVLGNVRIGDGAKIGAGAVVLRDVPCGTTAVGNPAKAIGKKAAPPRRPEEQPGVTMEQRWSDYVI; from the coding sequence ATGGCTGCCTGCGTCGACAAGTGGAACCCGACATACTCCAGCTGCAGACTCTCCGATGCTATCCGCTACCGGTTCATGCCGGactgcgccatggccgactGCCCCGTGTCCGCCGCTGACGCTGACGTGAACGTCGTCTGCCGCGACGACGTCTGGGACGAGCTGCGCTCCGAGGCGCGCGCCGACGCGGACGCCGAGCCGCTGCTGGGCATGTTCTACGCCGACCTCGTCCTCTCGCGCCCGTCCCTGGAGTCCGCCCTCGCCGCGCACCTGGCCGCCAAGCTCTGCATCCCGGGCGCGCTGCCGCAGGACGCGCTCCGGGACCTCCTGGCGGGCGCCCTGgccgcgcacccggaggcgatCCGCGACACGCGCGCCGACCTCCTGGCGGCGCGCGACCGCGACCCGGCATGCGGCAAGATGGTCCACTGCTTCCTCTACTACAAGGGCTTCCTCGCCCTGCAGGCGCACCGCGCCGCGCACGCGCTCTGGTCCGAGGgccgcgcggcgccggcgctgctccTCCAGAGCCGCGCCTCCGAGGTGTTCGGCGTCGACATCCACCCCGGGGCGCGCATCGGGGGCGGCATCCTGCTCGACCACGCCACGGGAGTCGTCATCGGGGAGACGGCCGTCGTCGGCCACGACGTGTCCATCCTGCACGCCGTGACGCTGGGCGGCACGGGCAAGGCCTCTGGCGACCGGCACCCCAAGGTTGGGGACGGGGTGCTCATCGGCGCCGGGGCCAGCGTGCTCGGCAATGTGCGCATTGGTGATGGCGCCAAGatcggcgcgggcgcggtggTGCTCCGAGACGTGCCGTGCGGGACCACGGCCGTCGGGAATCCGGCGAAGGCAATCGGCAAGAAGGCGGCGcccccgcggcggccggaagAGCAGCCCGGGGTGACCATGGAGCAGAGGTGGTCAGATTACGTGATTTAA
- the LOC100837308 gene encoding vegetative cell wall protein gp1 — translation MASRGFPRAPSSSPTRSRVEATAPPPSPSSLASASVPMGSSSPSPSPPPPPPPMIGRAGNLTVFITPPSPASTPRSSRPSESPRSDLSTPASRTAPAPPVSPSPQKRASPPPSPVKFSPPALPVKVFPSPVQVPPAQYEKASAGDKHDGSAFAFFWDAVARVQEAHASLDEYVANWFGLDQSKYQWALNDYYENTGKEVECGKAGKPKELLTTKVQKV, via the exons ATGGCGTCTCGAGGTTTTCCACGGGCGCCTTCGTCCTCTCCCACTCGCTCTCGGGTAGAGGCCACAGCGCCACCTCCTAGCCCTAGCTCTCTCGCCTCGGCCTCCGTTCCGatgggctcctcctccccgtcgccctcgccaccgccgccgccgccgccgatgatAGGGAGGGCGGGCAACCTCACTGTCTTCATCACGCCGCCGTCACCTGCAAGTACCCCGCGCTCCTCGCGGCCGTCCGAGTCCCCGAGGTCGGATTTGTCCACCCCTGCCTCCCGCacggcgcccgcgccgccggtctcgccgtcgccgcagaAAAGGGCGAGTCCGCCCCCGTCACCGGTCAAGTTCTCTCCCCCTGCGCTCCCCGTGAAGGTCTTCCCGTCACCGGTGCAGGTACCCCCAGCGCAGTACGAAAAGGCTTCTGCGGGGGACAAGCACGACGGATCGGCTTTCGCCTTCTTCTGGGATGCCGTCGCGCGCGTGCAGGAAG CGCACGCAAGCCTGGACGAGTACGTCGCGAACTGGTTCGGATTGGATCAGTCCAAGTACCAGTGGGCGCTCAACGACTACTACGAGAACACCGGCAAG GAAGTGGAATGTGGCAAAGCTGGGAAACCAAAGGAGCTTCTTACTACTAAAGTGCAGAAAGTTTAA